The Prevotella sp. E2-28 genome includes the window TGAAGAGGCTACTGAAAAATCTACCACTGGTGAGGTTTACAAAGTTGAAGACGGTGCTATCAGCGCTGACAAGATGGATTTCTTCGTAAAGAACCTGACCTTTGCTGTTGTAAAGAATGCTGACTATCAAATTGACGGTAAGGAGATTTATATCCAGATGAGCAATACCAACATCACTTTCCAGGTGGCTGAGGGCGACTCTGTTGACGTGAAGGTTGTCTGCTCAAAGAACTCTTGCAAGAATCTTGAAGCTGATGATGCTGCAGCCGACAAGCTTGTTAATGGCTGTACACCTGACCGTAGCTGCTATGTAAACGTAAGTGGTAAGAACTATTGTCATCTGGATGCAGATGGTGGTGTAGCTGCCGACCTGAAAATGTATCCTGAGGCAAATGTTATCACCTTCGGTCTGCCCGCAGGCACTCACACCTTCCAGAAGTATTCTGGCACTGGTAACATTCTGATTTCTTCAATTGAGATCACTCCAGTTGTTGCTGATCCAAGCGGTATTGCTATCGTGAAGAACGAGAATGCCAAGAGCGCTATCTTCAACCTGGCTGGTCAGAAGGTTAATGGTAACTTCAAGGGCATCATCGTGAAGAACGGTAAGAAAATCCTGAAGTAATCACGCTTACATATAATCTTTAGAGGCACGTAACCACATAAAGGCTACGTGCCTTTTTTATGTGTATTTCATTTGCCGTTTCAAGAAAAAAGCGTAACTTTGCACCATAAAACTTCTACTAACATACAGATGATGAAGAAATCTATTCTCAACACCCTACTGATTGTGGGACTATTCATAACATCAGTTATGACTTCACAAGCTCAAGAAAAGCTACCCGCCTTTCCTGGTGCAGAAGGATTCGGACGCTATGTCACAGGTGGACGTGGTGGTACAGTCTATCATGTCAAGAACCTTAAAGATAGCGGTTATCAGTCATTGCGATGGTCATTGGCTCAAAACCCAGGGAAGCCGAAAATCATTGTCTTCGACATCAGCGGTACGATTCATCTGGAGTCCGAACTATCCATCCCCAGCAACGTGACCATTGCTGGGCAGACAGCTCCAGGCGATGGTATCTGCATTGCAGACTATCCCTGCAGCATTCATGGCAACAATGTCATTGTACGTTATATGCGTTTCCGTCTTGGCAATAAGAATGTGAAGAAAGATGGTGCCGACGGATGGGACGGCTTTGGAGGATTCGACCAAATGAACTGGATGATTGACCACTGCTCTGTGAGTTGGTCTATCGACGAATGTCTGTCTGTACTCGGCAACAGGAATACCACGGTGCAGTGGTGCCTTATAGCTCAGAGTCTTGTGGCTGCAGGACACTCTAAAGGGAATCATGGCTACGGCGGCAACTGGGGTGGCAGCGGTGCTTCGTTTCATCACAACTTGCTGGCCCATCATGGAAGCCGTACTCCTCGACTTGGTCCACGTCCTACCACACAGTTGGACGAGCGAATGGATATGCGCAACAATGTCATTTATAATTTCGGCGGTAATGGTTGCTATGGTGGTGAAGGCATGAATGTCAACATCGTGAACAACTACTACAAGCCTGGACCTGGCTCACCTACAGGCGATAAAGGTAAGCGCATTGCAGGCATTGGCATTCGTACGAATTCCTATATCGCCACCTATCCAGACTACGCCCCCGCCCTACATCTGTGGGGACATTATTACGTGACTGGCAATGTCAACTCAAAATACAGCGACGTGAATAACAGCAACTGGACTGTCGGTGTTATCAATCAGGTCAACGCCAGTGATTGTGATGGTACTTGGACACAAGCCACTAAAGATAGTATCAAACTGTCAGAGCCCATATATTTCATCACAACAACCACCCACTCTGCTACTGATGCCTACGAAAAGGTACTCCAGTTTGCAGGTGCCAGCCTGCATCGCGACTCTTTCGATGAAATGATGGTTAGCGATACCCGTCAAGGGACAGCATCACATACAGGTTCTGGCAACGCTGCAGGTTTTATCAACTCACAAGACGACAACAAGCCTGCTGGTGCCAGCAGCACTTGGAGTGCTTGGCCAGAACTGAACAGCGAAACAGCCCTCGCTGATTCCGACAACGATGGTATGCCTGATGAATGGGAAACAGCTCACGGTCTTGATCCCAAGAAGGCTGCTGACGGCAAAGATATCGACCCAGAGACTGGCTATACCAATGTTGAAGTCTATCTGAACTCGCTCGTTGCCGATATCACAGAACAGCAGAACGAAGGCGGCATGCCCATGGGCAGCATCATAGAGATCGGCAAAGAACCCTTCCAAGACAGCTACGATATCAACCAGCAGACATCCAACGGCGACGGCACGTTTGTCGCTGGATTCAAACTGAGTGGTTTTTCTTCGACGAATACGCCTGCTTTCGGCTCCGCCAGCACCATCAAACTAAGCAGCAACAAGCAGTACACCATCACCATACCAGAAGGCATCACGATTGAAAAAGTGACCATTACAGGCTATTGCAACACGGACAACCAGACGGGCTATCTGGGCGAATTAGCAGGCGTGACCTATGGCGAAACCGACTATATTTTTCCTGCAAGGAATGCCAACCCAAGCAAAGCAACGCATACCATTCCACTTGCCACTCCCGTCACCTCGAAATTGACGTTCACCCCACAGGGCAATGGTCAGGCGTGCTACAGCATCACGCTGCATGTCCAAGTGCCCACCGGCATAGACGAGATACAGAGTATGCCACTGGATTCTGATAGTTATTACACCCTGCAAGGCCACAAGATAAGTCATCCATCTAAAGGTCTCTATATCAAGGGCGGCAAAAAGATTTTCATCCGATAAGATGGAAGAGTTTGTGCTATCCAATTTTTCTTCCAAAAATTTTCTTGAATTTTACTGATTAACGTCATATAGCAACCTAACCCATTAAAGGTCAGGTTATTAACATATGACGTTAAGCCTAAGATAACATCATGCTATCATCATATTGACGTCATTTTTTATGATTTCTATCGAAAATTCCTTATTGTTTGACTATCTGGAAACTAATAGTTCCCCAAACTTTCACACGCAGGAACTGTTAGTTCCCTTCGAAGAAACTGTTAGTTTCTCTTGAAAACACAGACAGTTCCCTTTGTGGTTACTATTATGGAACTGCCTGTATTACAACATGGGTTGCTGGTAAAAGAGCGAACAAAAACGAAGGCCCCTGGGATTCCAAGGGCCTTCGTTTTATTATCGCGTATCAGGCTTACTCTGCCTCTGCGGCCTTCTTGGGGGCAGTTTTCTTGGGAGTTGCCTTTTTCGAAGCAGCAGGCTTTTTGGCTACCTCGGCTTTCTTGGCTGCAGCCTTTTTCTCTGCTGGCTCCAACTTCTCAAGCTTAGCCTTCAAACGGGTAATCTCCTTATCCTTCATTTCTATCTCATCACCCTGATTACGGATGGTGGTGAGCAGGGAGTTGAGTTCCTCGTTATCTATCTCTAGTGGATAGAGGGCATTGACACGATTGATGAAGTCACCCAGAATATTCATATAGTTAGTGAAGGCATCAAACGGACCACTATAAATACCACGATCGAGTCCTACATTAGAAGGTTTGGTGGTCATGAAGCGGAAGTTGTTGGAAGCTTGCAGATAGTCCCAGTCCTGATTGATACGCGGATCGTTAGCAATCAAGAGACGGTCTGCTACACTGTAAAGCTTCTGGAAAGCCTCACGCTGCATTGCGTTACCCAACCAACAAGAGCAGTCACGTTCTTCATCAACCCATGAAAGAGTATCAGGCACATTGATAGCACCTACGCTCTTTGTCTTCATGCAGATTTCCGTAGGCGTAGAGAAAGTGATTCCTTTCTGCTTTGCGCATACGGGCAGAGCCCTGAGAAATTCGAGGATATTAGAACTGAGAGGCTGGGCAATACCCAGTGCTGAGAGTTCCATGAAGATATTGATAATCTGCTCTTCCTCTGGCAGACGTGCAATACGATCGATATAAGCATCGGCAAAGAGGGGGTATCCCTCCCACTCTGCATTGTTGAAGCGCAGTGAGATATCATCAGACAGTTCAACATCGCGAAGCAACAGTTTCAATGAAGGAGCCATATTGCAGTTATACACATAGTGGGGGCTCTTCCAACCCAGAACGTGCTTGGCACCTTCGGTCAGCATACCCTTGAAGCCTAAGGCTGCTATCTGAGCACCAATATCATCGCTATAAATAAGTGATGAGTTACGAGCTACCGTTGGCTTCTTACCAAACAGTTCCTCCATCTTGGCACTCTGTTTCTTCATATCACGAGCAAAACTCTGCTCGTTAGCCAATGAAGAAAGACCGTGGCTGTAAGGCTCTGCCAAGAATTCCACGCAGCCAGTATCGTTAAGTTCCTGTAATTTCTCAATGACCTGCGGAGCATGATATTCCAACTGCTCAATGCCAGTGCCAGAGAGTGAAAAGGCCACCTTGAAATAATTGCCATTCTCCTTGATCATTTGGAGCAAGGTGTTCAGAGCAGGCATATAACTGCGCTCTGCAATATCACTGATACTACGTTCATTCTCGTAGTCATCATAATAATAATGATCGGTACCTATATCAAAGAAACGGTAACGCTTCAGATGAATAATCTGATGTATCTCGAAATATAAACAAATTGTTTTCATAATTGTTTAATGTTTAATCTTTAATGTTTAATGTTACTCCTCCCAGCCAAGGGTTCTTCTATAGAGTGTGCGTATCCAACGACCCACTTTCTCCCAAGTAATCTGGTCAACCTCTTTCTTTCCCTCGTCCTTGAGGTAATTGAATAGCGAGTCGTTCACGCAGATACTGTAGATTGCATCAGCCAGAGCGTGCACATCCCAGTAGTCCACCTTGATACAGTTGTCCAAAATCTCGGCACAGCCTGACTGCTTCGAGATAATAGAGGGGGTACCACACTGCATAGCTTCAAGAGGTGATATACCAAACGGCTCTGATACCGACGGCATCACATAAACATCCGAAGCCTTCAGGCATTCATAAACCTGTTTGCCGCGCATGAATCCAGGGAAGTGGAAACGGTCAGCAATACCACGCTCTGCAGCGAGATATATCATAGCATCCATCATATCACCTGAGCCTGCCATACAGAAACGTACGTTACGAGTACGATGCAGTACCATATTGGCAGCCTCAACAAAGTATTCTGGTCCTTTCTGCATGGTGATACGGCCTAAGAAAGTCACAACCTTTTCCTTACCAGTGTGATCTTGACGAGGAATATCCTGATACTCCTGCGGCAAGGGATACACAGCATTATGTACCGTGAAGCACTTACGCGGATCTTGATGATACTGATTAATAACCGTCTGACGTGTCAGTTCCGATACACACATGATGCAGTCAGCATGATCCATTCCGTTTTTCTCAATAGAATATACAGTAGGATTCACCTTTCCACGACTGCGGTCAAAGTCTGTTGCATGAACATGAATACACAACGGTTTACCACTCACCTGCTTGGCATGAATACCAGCGGGGAAGGTCAACCAGTCATGAGCATGAATAATATCGAACTCCTCAGTACGAGCTACTACACCAGCAATGATGGAGTAGTTATTGATTTCCTCGTGCAGGTTGCCAGGATAACCACCGGCAAATTCCATACAACCAAGGTCGTTCACATGCATATAGTTGAAGTCAGCATATATATGCTCACGACATTTATAGTAGTATTCCGGATCCATGATATTACCCACACGCTGCTTCACGTAATCGTAGTTCACATCGCGCCAAGCTATAGGCACTGCGTTCATAGCTACTATACGACAGGCGTGCTGACTCTCATCACCAAAGGGATGCGGCAGGCAGAGCACCGTTTCAATGTCGCCCTGAGCCTTCAGGCCCTCAGAAATACCATAGTTTGCGGTAGCAAGTCCACCGAATACATGAGGAGGATACTCCCATCCAAACATTAATACTTTCATTGTCGGTCCTCCTTATTTTTGATATGAATACTTTTCAAGCAACTTCATTGTACGCAGAATCTCGGCTACGTTCATGGCAAACGACATAGCACCACGTCCGTGGAAAGGCGGGTTGCCGTCAAACAATTCCGAGATAGTGCCAATAGCATGATAGTCAATCTCATCCTCATAGCCAACCATCTGACGCTCAACGAACGACAGGCGGGAACGCTTGTAGAGTTTCAGACATGCCTCCATAAAGAAGCCACCCAGCCAAGGCCATGCGGTACCCTGATGGTAGGCATAGTCACGCTGTGTCTGCGGACCTACATACATAGGATTGTAGCCACCACTCTTCGGCGACAGCGAGCGCAGTCCCTTTGGTGTCAACAACTCACGTGTACAGATATCCACTACGCTCTTCATCTGCTGCTGAGAGAGCGGTGAGTAGTCGAGTGCTACAGCGAAAATCTGATTAGGACGTACACTCCAGTCCATCATATTACCATCTACATAGTCCAACAGATAGCCGTATTCATTGACAAAGGTCTCAACAAAAGACTTTTTAGTCTTCAAGGCCAACGTCTCTAATTCCTCTGCGCCTTTGGTATCACCTTTCTCGGCAGCCATAGAGGCACAGAACTTCACAGCATTATACCATAAGGCATTAAACTCTACGATATAACCAGAACGAGGCACCACGGGTTTTCCATTTGCCTTTGAGTTCATCCAAGTAATGGCTTTCTCACGACCGTCTGCATAAAGCAGTCCGTTATCATCTAGTCGCAGGTTGGGATGGCCTCCGTCTTTTATAAAAATAATAATGTCTTGCAATAGTTTGCCATACATTTCAAAAGCCTTATCCCGGCCTACGTACTTGGCATACTGCTGTATAGCCCACACAGCCCATAGAGGCACGTCGGGCTGATCCATCTCGTAAATCTTCA containing:
- a CDS encoding glycosyltransferase family 4 protein; this translates as MKVLMFGWEYPPHVFGGLATANYGISEGLKAQGDIETVLCLPHPFGDESQHACRIVAMNAVPIAWRDVNYDYVKQRVGNIMDPEYYYKCREHIYADFNYMHVNDLGCMEFAGGYPGNLHEEINNYSIIAGVVARTEEFDIIHAHDWLTFPAGIHAKQVSGKPLCIHVHATDFDRSRGKVNPTVYSIEKNGMDHADCIMCVSELTRQTVINQYHQDPRKCFTVHNAVYPLPQEYQDIPRQDHTGKEKVVTFLGRITMQKGPEYFVEAANMVLHRTRNVRFCMAGSGDMMDAMIYLAAERGIADRFHFPGFMRGKQVYECLKASDVYVMPSVSEPFGISPLEAMQCGTPSIISKQSGCAEILDNCIKVDYWDVHALADAIYSICVNDSLFNYLKDEGKKEVDQITWEKVGRWIRTLYRRTLGWEE
- a CDS encoding glycoside hydrolase family 57 protein, encoding MKTICLYFEIHQIIHLKRYRFFDIGTDHYYYDDYENERSISDIAERSYMPALNTLLQMIKENGNYFKVAFSLSGTGIEQLEYHAPQVIEKLQELNDTGCVEFLAEPYSHGLSSLANEQSFARDMKKQSAKMEELFGKKPTVARNSSLIYSDDIGAQIAALGFKGMLTEGAKHVLGWKSPHYVYNCNMAPSLKLLLRDVELSDDISLRFNNAEWEGYPLFADAYIDRIARLPEEEQIINIFMELSALGIAQPLSSNILEFLRALPVCAKQKGITFSTPTEICMKTKSVGAINVPDTLSWVDEERDCSCWLGNAMQREAFQKLYSVADRLLIANDPRINQDWDYLQASNNFRFMTTKPSNVGLDRGIYSGPFDAFTNYMNILGDFINRVNALYPLEIDNEELNSLLTTIRNQGDEIEMKDKEITRLKAKLEKLEPAEKKAAAKKAEVAKKPAASKKATPKKTAPKKAAEAE
- a CDS encoding pectate lyase produces the protein MMKKSILNTLLIVGLFITSVMTSQAQEKLPAFPGAEGFGRYVTGGRGGTVYHVKNLKDSGYQSLRWSLAQNPGKPKIIVFDISGTIHLESELSIPSNVTIAGQTAPGDGICIADYPCSIHGNNVIVRYMRFRLGNKNVKKDGADGWDGFGGFDQMNWMIDHCSVSWSIDECLSVLGNRNTTVQWCLIAQSLVAAGHSKGNHGYGGNWGGSGASFHHNLLAHHGSRTPRLGPRPTTQLDERMDMRNNVIYNFGGNGCYGGEGMNVNIVNNYYKPGPGSPTGDKGKRIAGIGIRTNSYIATYPDYAPALHLWGHYYVTGNVNSKYSDVNNSNWTVGVINQVNASDCDGTWTQATKDSIKLSEPIYFITTTTHSATDAYEKVLQFAGASLHRDSFDEMMVSDTRQGTASHTGSGNAAGFINSQDDNKPAGASSTWSAWPELNSETALADSDNDGMPDEWETAHGLDPKKAADGKDIDPETGYTNVEVYLNSLVADITEQQNEGGMPMGSIIEIGKEPFQDSYDINQQTSNGDGTFVAGFKLSGFSSTNTPAFGSASTIKLSSNKQYTITIPEGITIEKVTITGYCNTDNQTGYLGELAGVTYGETDYIFPARNANPSKATHTIPLATPVTSKLTFTPQGNGQACYSITLHVQVPTGIDEIQSMPLDSDSYYTLQGHKISHPSKGLYIKGGKKIFIR